The sequence below is a genomic window from Coffea arabica cultivar ET-39 chromosome 4c, Coffea Arabica ET-39 HiFi, whole genome shotgun sequence.
cGCCTCGAAATCGGTCAAAACAAATGTATATAATAATTGATAATTTAATTATGAAATGACAAGCAAAACTGTCACCAATTTATGCAGAGatctttttatcttttggtgcaaaaatatatatataatccaaGATACAACTTGGTCGATGCAATTCAAATTCTTCACCACCAATTGAGCAATGTCATTAaatccgttttttttttttgcaccatTTTTAAGAGatctatttttgaaaaacttgcCAATAATATTGGATTTCAAGCGACTTGTTTCTGACAGGTGAAATTGTAAAACAAAATCGTAAATGTCAGATGTCATTTGAAGGTATGTGCACATTAATCTGTATGATTAGCCTATGCTACATGGCCCCAAATCCATTGTAATCAGCATGTACACATTAAAGTGAAGCAGATGTACAATGTCTGCACGACAGCAGTCATCAATGATATCGATGATGGCTTGAAAACATGAGCCAAGCTTTGTGCGTATCCAGTAAAATTAGGGATCTCAGCAGCTAATATTTCCACAGGGAATGTGCAGGATGGAGTTGAAGGATCATCTGAGACTATCTTACCATATCCGTTGTAATAACACGATTTGTTGTATACACTTTGAGCTGCCTTCTGGAAGCCCATATTAAAGGCATACGAAAGCCTCTGCATGTATGTCAAATTGCTACATGAACCTCCAGGATCCAATGCCGTGCAATCTGCAGTGTCACATGCGTACTTTACTTGATCATCAAAAACATTATAAGCAATTTTACCAATATCTGATGCGTATCGGTCATTGAAAATGCACCACCTTTTAGGCATACGTGTAATGCCTATAGCTGGTACTAGCTTGACATCGCGCCCAAGCCCCTGAAGATCAAAGTTAAACTTAGGCTGTCCATCAAATTTGTAGATACCCCAGTGTCGCATGAAGGACCCGGCATTCTTGTTTATCTTATTTTCATCAGATAAATTATGGACATAGACATCAATCGGACCAGGATGTCGAGGAGTTCCTTTCTTACTAGCTACAAATTTAGCCAAGCCCTGATAAAATCTCTGTGCATTTGGGATGTTTCCATCTTTTATTCCATCTGTTGGCCATCCAATTGCGTCTATAATGATTGTCATGTTTGAACACCCCACTTTCTCTAATGCAACATCGAACATATCGTACATGACCTCTACAACATTTGAATAGGTTTTGTCCCCATCTTTGAACACTGAGGTGGAGTTGTTCTCAAGAAATGCAAATTCAATGTCACCGTTGAACAAATCATTAACATTAACGAGTGGGAAAATGACCACTCCAATTGGAGCATTGTAGCTCTGCAGAATCTGACATGACCTAGTAATGTTTGGCTCTAAATCTTTTCTGAAAGCACCCTCTGATGGTTTCTTTGCAGAGATGAGGACATCAGTGAAATGACTCATTGTTGCTTTAATTTCACTTCTATTCATTAAATTAAGAGCTTGTTGCATCCAGTCCAATACCTGAATAGCTTCAGGATATGTTTGATTGAAAAATCTTGTCGATAATGGCTGCGTCCCAATGCAAACATacctataaaaaaaattcaaacaaaagttgaccaaaaatgaaaatataatcAATAAGAGAGCTAAAAAAACAAAGGAGAAATTAAATTGTTAACCATTAAATTATACTCAAATTTATAACCAAAAATTCATCTAATAATATCTCTTTCAAGGTGTGACGGGAGTTATAAGGTACAACATCCAGATTCATCCAGTGGCTAAGTAATGGCTCTTAAGAGTCTTGCCTCACCGTCAGCAGGGAGGATCAAATTCTAGGCCTGGAAATTGGGGGTTGGGAGTTCATAGAAAGAGGTAGGAGCTATTCAAAGAAAAACATACATGAAATGGACATTGGGATGCCTTACAATAATCTGAACCACCCACTCATCCACATCAGCCTGAGTTTTCATCTTCTGTGTAGATTGATTAGGCATTGTGATTTCCAGTCCAATGTCAATCGTTGAAAAGGCTTCCAAGACATTGTCACTTGCACTGAAAAGCTTGACGTAATTGATCTTGTTTTGCATCAGCAAGTCAACCACCATGGATGGTATCATTCTTTGTGTTGCCAACCTTCCCCAATTCATACCTAAATAACCCTCTACAAAAAGGGTCTCCAATGAAAGAAATGAAATTGCACATATTAAGAGATTGAAGCCGTTCATCCCACTTTTAATATCAATATGTGGAGTTCAATCTGGTTCCccaaatgaggaagaaaattCGAAAAAGTGATAATTggcataaatataaaaaaatgtacCAAAAAAGAGATGGTTTATCACAAGTTCTATACAGGTAATCAATCAGGAAAACAAGGAATGACAACCACTGAAATTGTATTGACAACTGTTGAAGGAAAAAGGTAAATTGAAAATAAGTGGTTCCCTTGTAGATTTGACCAACTAATACTACTTTTTTATTTGGCAAGTAATGTTTTCTAAATTAGGGAAAAAAGGTAAATTGAAAATAACGGTTCCCTAGTAGATTTTACCAACTAATACTACTTATTTGGCAATTGATGTTTTCTAAATTAGTGAATTCCCTAGAATCTGGTTTCTATTTAGCATTGAAATAGGATACAGATCACAAACATAACCACTCAAGGTCCTCAAGGATCCTccagctttttctttttttttatttattttaatgtaAGTGGGAGATCTTGAACTAGGGAGTTTTCATTTACACTCTCTCCCCTCCTCTCCTCTCCCCCCAACAGCCTCTAGTTCTGAACAAATATAAGACATATTTGATTTGATTATGTCATTCTCTAACCTAAAGAGATACAAAACAAAATCTTCAAAAGTTATAGGCTTATATAGCTCTACAACAAATATATCGATTTTTTTCGACAACTAATTAAATGATTTTAAGAAATATTTAAAtatgaattaatttttatatattgaTAATGTATACTTTATTATAGTTGGATGTATGATAACTAATccgaattcaaatttaaaatttggttATGTATTAAAGAtgagtaaaaaaaataagaaatcaaTTGACGAAATGATTAAATTCTTACAAATAATATCTTATTTTTAAGTATTTGATAAATTTTGTAGATTCAACGTAGATATACCCGTTTTTCGAAGTTATTACAAAATTTGTCAACATAAATAGGATAAGAGCCAATAAGATTCAGCCGAAGACATGTGCTGTTAGGGGTGCAAGCGAGTTGAATCAAATTTTGACCGAATCAAACTGAGCATCGACTTAATTTTATTAAGGGTGGATAAAAATACCCGCTAACCCAAAAACCCACGACATTTGATCCTATCCGATTcgaaaattaaaaattagatcCGTATCATTCGATCAAATCAAAAGAGGATTAGGTACCTACTTAGATGTGGGGCAGGttagggtcacataattaaaaacttaCAGATACCCGACTcgtctttcatattttttttaatttttttatttttatagacatattataaaataatatatttagaactaaataagcaatttcattgaacaaattgcattgCAAATGTGGGAGACTATAGTTTCTTATAAAATTCATTTGCAGAGGTCATGATCTtatgttttttaaaaaacagtTTAATTAATGTAgactatatatatttaaaaaaggtgctacttatttcaaatttttattgattttaaattcttttaatttttttcctttttcttgtattCTCTTCACCTGTTTGTTTCTTGGTATGAgacttttttttagaaaaaaatctttgttaaatgttagatgaacatgtaaaataaaaaattaaattagtataaattattttttaaaaaaattaattgttaAGCAGCGAAGTGGGTACCCATTGACTCAATCCTACTTCGGAGAGTACTCGATAATCAGTACTCGTTAATATGCGGAATGGGTAAGAGTTAGAAAATGGCTGACCTGCAAGGTGCGGGACGGGTCAGTCAAATGGTGCATGGAGCGAGTAACCAACCCATGCCCACTCCTAAATTTTATCAAGCTCAAGCTTAAACTCAAGCTCTTAATGTAAAGCTCGAGCTTGAGCCGAgttgagaaaaaatgaaaattttgttttatttttaaaaaaatgaataaaatatttgggatatatataattttactattaatatatatatatgtatttatgtATGTATAATCGAGCTACTTTGTGAGCTAATGAGTTAAgtatttttgaatttgaattcgaactcgagttcaactTAGTAAGTTCAAACTCGACTTAAACTCGATATTGATTGAACTTAATCCGAACTTTGAATTGAGCTACTCATGAACGGCGCACGAGTGATTCAACTTGTGTGCAGGCCTATGTGCTGGGAACcgcgtgatttttttttttattccacTTCTTTACTTGGCTCCCTGGttccatatgagttacttgtgGCATTAGGTGTAAGGCGTCTAGACATTATCTCTCTCAAAATTTATCTTCCTTGGTTCCgcttctttcttctcctttatGTTGAACTCTCTACTCTTTTCTCATTCTTTCCATTCTATTTTCTTccctcttatttttcttttctttttttttcttctttccttctcCCTATTACCGAGGGATCTTTCTTCTCTAATAatgttttggataaattaatTATAACCCCCAGTGATTGTATATAATGTCAAATGACCCCTCTAAAGGTTTAAAATAGCCATATAACCCTCCtatgattttatgtaaagtgaaaaatagACGGAATGCACAATTAATTATGATGTTTATACCAAGCGAACTCTAAAAGTGTGTGTGATAAAATTTTAACCTCCATAAACTCTCTTatgatttgtataaatatttacttTACCCTCTGTGTTTTTTGCATTTATCCATGCAATCCTCTCATACTTTTATACAAGGTATTTAAATCATTGATTGATTCAGCATTGAGTAAAATCACTATTGGTATTTCAATTAACGACATTATATAAGTTATTTTTACTCAAGATTCTACATTACGTAAAACCATATGGGTGGAGTGCACATTTTAAAATGTTAAAGGGGTCATGTGGCAATAGATAAAACTACTTGGGGGTTATATATAATTTACCCAAATATTTTATATGACTTTCTCTATTCTTTGGAATTTATATTCGTTATTGTTCTTTTCAAAGCCTTCTTGAAAATATAATTTTCTTGCTCATATATTTTTTAGAGTATACTTATATATTCGAGATACATTTGGTAACTCTGGACATATAAAGCTTTCATCATTGTGTGGAAAATCAATGAGCTTACATATTTATATCCTGGAGCATCTCTAACCCGAATTTTGATTGAATAAACTCAATATTCGGCTACCTCAATTAATGTGTGATATCCATTGAACACCAATACAACAGTTCTTTTATAGCTCTATTTATTAGACACCAACTACCTAATGGCTCAATGGAGCTTGGCCAATGGAAACATTGTCTTGAGTTTTAATCAAGTAAACTTGGCTGAAGTTTTGCTCTCAGAAACTCCATAATGCTTGGATGAACACTTGTTAATTTGGATTTAGTATAACAGTATCTATTGGATACccattaggaaaaaaaaattttatttgccGCTTTATAGCCATTCCATTGGGCAATTGTTAGAAAACCAATTTTCCACCCCTAATATccttgtttaaaaattaaaaagaatctaTATGACTTCCTTTATTTCTTCACAAGAAAACTTTGTTCTCTTATCTCCCTTAAATAGGATGTACCTTTTAATTTTCAAAGAGTATTAGTATATTTGCATCAGTTCGGTACTAAACTTCTTGTTGTTTCCCAAAAACAGTTATTGGAGGGGACTTGTACCCGATGTTTTGGCTTGGGAGAATGGCAAGAACAGATCTGCCTCTTCTACATGTATCAATCTGAGTGACAcgaacaaattttatttttcggAGAAAAAATAGCTCGACAGtccaactttttctttttcttcttctcatcttcttcttctgtttCTGTCCTTTATACAAAGTATTCTCAAGAAAAGTGAACAACGAACAATTGTAATACCAAGATATTTTAATCTAATTTGGATTAAGACCTGACCCAGCGTTtaaaactaaaacagaaaaagaaagacgAGGAAGGGACTGACAAGATAAAAAGAATCTTGTACTTGAGAGTTAACATTTGACATGGGCTGATTTTAATCGGATTTGAAGCCACTTGTTTCTTACAGGTGGAATTGTAAACAAAATCATAAGTGTCACTTGTCATCTGAAGATATGTGCATATTAATCTGTATGATTAACCTATGCTATATGGCCCCAAATCCATTATAATCACATGTACACATCAAAATGAAGCAGATGAACAACGTCTGCATAATAGCAATCATCAATGATATCGATGATGGCTTGAGAGCATGAGCCAGGCTTCGTGCGTATCCATTAAAATTAGGGATCTCAGCAGCTAATATTTCGACAGGGAATGTGCAGAATGGAGTTGAAGGATCATCTGAGACTATCTTACCATATCCGTTATAATAACATGATTTGTTGTACACATCTTGAGCTGTCGTCTGGAAGCCCATATTAAAAACATACGAAAGCTTCTGTGTTTCTGTCAGATTGCTGCATGACGCTCCAGCTTCCATTGCAGTGCAATCTACAGTACTGTTACATGCATCCAAAAATTTTTCTCTTGTTGTATTATCAATATCATTTCCAACATCACCATTGACGATGCACCACCTTTTAGGCATCTGTGTAATGCCTACAGCTGGTACTAACTTCACATCACGCCCAAGCCCCTGTAGATCAAAGTTAAACTTAGGCTGTCCATCAAATTTGTAGATGCCCCAGTGTCGCCTGAAGGATCCAGTAGTCTTGTTTATCCTATTTTCATCGGACAAATTATGGATGTAGACATCAATCGGACCAGGACGTCGAGGAGTTCCTTTCTTACTTGCTACAAATTTAGCTAAGCCCTGATGGAATCTCTGTGCATTTGGGATGTTCCCATCTTTTATTCCATCTGTTGGCCATCCAATTGCATCTACAATGATTGTCATGTTTGGACACCCCACTTTCTCTAATGCAACATCGAACATATCATACATAACCTCAAAAACATTGGAGTAGGTCTTGTCCCCATCTTTGAAAACTAAGGTGGAGTTGTTCTCAAAGAACGCAAATTCAGTGTCACCGTTAAACAAATCATTAACACTCAGGAGTGGGAAAACATCTAGTCCAATTGGAGCATTGTTGCTCTGCAGAATCTGACATGACCTAGTCATGTTTGGCTCTAAATTTGCTCTGAAAGCACCCTCTGATGGTTTCTTTACAGGGATGAGGACGTCAGTGTAATGACTCATTGTTGCTttaatttcacttttatttattaaattaagaGCTCTTTGCGTCCAATCCAATACCTGAATAGCTTCGGGATatatttgattggaaaatgttaTCGATAATGGCTGCGTCCCAATGCAAACATAcctataaaaaaaatcaaacaaaagttgaccaaaaatgaaaatataatcAATAAGAGAGCTGAAACAACAAAGGAGAAATTAAATTGTTAACCattaaattaaccaaaaatttatCTAATAATATCTCTTTCAAGGTGTGACGGGAGTTATAAGGTACAACATTCGGATTCATCCAGTGACTAAGTAATGGCTTATAGAGTCGTGCCTCACCGTCAGCAGAGAGGATTCTCTTATTTGACAGGAGCTCATTCATTCAACTATTGGGATAGCTAAGTGGTGACTAAGATAGAGTGCTTATCCTAGTCTGTAGGCAGGTCTAAGGTTAAAATTCTAGGCCTGGAAGTTGGGGGTTGGGAGTTTATTGAAAGAGGTAGGTGCtattaaaagaaaaacataCATGAAATGGACATTGGGATGCCTTACAATAATCTGTACCACCCAGTCAATCACATCAACCTGATTTTTCAGCTTCTGTGTATATAGATTAGGCATTGTGACTTCCAGTCCCATGTCTGTCGCTGAAAAGGCTTCCAAGACATTGTCACTTGCACTGTAAAGCTTCACGTAATTGATCTTGTTTTGCATCAACAAGTCAACCACCATGGATGGTATCATTCTTTGTGTTGCCAACCTTCCCCAATTCATACCCAAATAACCCTCTACATCAATGGTCTCCAATGAAAGAAATGAAATTGCACATATTAAGAGATTGAAGCCGTTCATCCCACTTTGATCCCACTTTTAACATCAATATATGGAGTTCAATCTGGTTCCccaaatgaggaagaaaattCGAAAAAGTGACCAATGTTATAAATATGAAAAAATGTACCAAAAAAGAGATGGTTTATCACAGGTTTTGTACAGGTAATCAATCAGGAAAACAAGGAATAACAGCCACTGAAATTTTATTGACAActgttaaaggaaaaaaatggtaaattgaAAATAAGTGGTTCCCTTGTAGATTTGACCAACTAatactatttttttatttggcaAAATGTTTCTAAATGAGGGAAAAAAGGTAAATTGAAAATAATGGTTCCCTAGTAGATTTTACCAACTAATACTACTTATTTGGCTGGTGATGTTTTCTAAGTTAGTAAATTCCCTAGAATTTGGTTTCTATTTAGCATTGAAATAGGAT
It includes:
- the LOC113738908 gene encoding glucan endo-1,3-beta-glucosidase 8-like; the protein is MIPSMVVDLLMQNKINYVKLFSASDNVLEAFSTIDIGLEITMPNQSTQKMKTQADVDEWVVQIIVRHPNVHFMYVCIGTQPLSTRFFNQTYPEAIQVLDWMQQALNLMNRSEIKATMSHFTDVLISAKKPSEGAFRKDLEPNITRSCQILQSYNAPIGVVIFPLVNVNDLFNGDIEFAFLENNSTSVFKDGDKTYSNVVEVMYDMFDVALEKVGCSNMTIIIDAIGWPTDGIKDGNIPNAQRFYQGLAKFVASKKGTPRHPGPIDVYVHNLSDENKINKNAGSFMRHWGIYKFDGQPKFNFDLQGLGRDVKLVPAIGITRMPKRWCIFNDRYASDIGKIAYNVFDDQVKYACDTADCTALDPGGSCSNLTYMQRLSYAFNMGFQKAAQSVYNKSCYYNGYGKIVSDDPSTPSCTFPVEILAAEIPNFTGYAQSLAHVFKPSSISLMTAVVQTLYICFTLMCTC
- the LOC113738910 gene encoding glucan endo-1,3-beta-glucosidase 8-like, with the protein product MIPSMVVDLLMQNKINYVKLYSASDNVLEAFSATDMGLEVTMPNLYTQKLKNQVDVIDWVVQIIVRHPNVHFMYVCIGTQPLSITFSNQIYPEAIQVLDWTQRALNLINKSEIKATMSHYTDVLIPVKKPSEGAFRANLEPNMTRSCQILQSNNAPIGLDVFPLLSVNDLFNGDTEFAFFENNSTLVFKDGDKTYSNVFEVMYDMFDVALEKVGCPNMTIIVDAIGWPTDGIKDGNIPNAQRFHQGLAKFVASKKGTPRRPGPIDVYIHNLSDENRINKTTGSFRRHWGIYKFDGQPKFNFDLQGLGRDVKLVPAVGITQMPKRWCIVNGDVGNDIDNTTREKFLDACNSTVDCTAMEAGASCSNLTETQKLSYVFNMGFQTTAQDVYNKSCYYNGYGKIVSDDPSTPFCTFPVEILAAEIPNFNGYARSLAHALKPSSISLMIAIMQTLFICFILMCTCDYNGFGAI